Genomic DNA from Modestobacter versicolor:
CCGATCGCCCGCACCGTCGACGTCACGCGGGCCGCCGTCACCGCCGGGGCCGACCAGCTGTGCCTGGGCGACACCATCGGCACGACCACGCCGGTGCGGGTGGTGCGGCTGCTGGACGCCGTCCGCCGGGCCACCCCGGGCGTGCCGCTCGGCGTGCACTTCCACGACACCCGCGGCACCGGCCAGGCCAACGCGCTGGCCGCGCTCCAGGCCGGGGTCACCCAGCTCGACGCCTCGGTCGGCGGGCTCGGCGGCTGCCCGTTCGCCCCCGGCGCCAGCGGCAACATCGCCACCGAGGAGCTCGTCTACTGGCTCGCCGACGCCGAGGTCGCCACCGGCATCGACCTGGACGCCGTGCTGGCCGCCGCCGCGGTCACCGAGCGGGCCGTCGGCCACGAGCTGCCCAGCTCGCTGCACCGGGCCGGGGGCCGCAACGTGCCGCGCGGGGCCGTGATGGGATCGGCGGTGTGAGCGCAGGAGCACCCGACGTCCCACCGCAGGTCGTCGACCCCCGGGTCATGCGCGACGTCC
This window encodes:
- a CDS encoding hydroxymethylglutaryl-CoA lyase, which encodes MNEFDLVLPTAVDVREVGMRDGLQLEDPLPLAVKLGMLEALVATGVRRIEVTSFVSPKAVPALADADQVAAELHRFDGVHFSALVANPRGAVRAVDAGIASLEYVVSASDSHSRANAGRSTAEAVAAVGEIAELAHGAGGSLEVIVATAWDCPFDGRTPIARTVDVTRAAVTAGADQLCLGDTIGTTTPVRVVRLLDAVRRATPGVPLGVHFHDTRGTGQANALAALQAGVTQLDASVGGLGGCPFAPGASGNIATEELVYWLADAEVATGIDLDAVLAAAAVTERAVGHELPSSLHRAGGRNVPRGAVMGSAV